In one Thermoplasmataceae archaeon genomic region, the following are encoded:
- a CDS encoding flagellin: protein MSKTLVTLKKLLRKYFSLKSDVKSETGIGVLIIFIAMVLVAAVAATVLLHTVSVLELKATQTGTTTIDQVSGGIAVKQIIGYDSANPPAAGGVKFLAIFVAPLSGASSVNLGNVSISLSINGDTSVLVYNSSLFNDVSQSGTVNLFGLGIWSNLSSAKHDATNFGVIAYFNPTGRLTANFPTISGDDQAIIALNVTNAFGTNITQGMQVSGQITPEAGTPALIDFNAPVAFNSKSITLQ from the coding sequence ATGAGTAAAACCTTGGTGACTTTAAAAAAGTTACTCAGGAAATATTTCAGCCTTAAGTCGGATGTCAAATCCGAAACAGGTATCGGAGTTCTGATTATATTCATAGCAATGGTCCTGGTAGCAGCAGTTGCTGCAACTGTTCTGCTTCACACAGTATCGGTCCTGGAGCTTAAGGCCACCCAAACGGGCACCACGACAATCGACCAGGTTTCAGGAGGAATTGCAGTTAAGCAGATAATAGGGTATGACAGTGCAAATCCACCAGCGGCTGGGGGAGTTAAGTTCCTTGCTATATTTGTTGCACCGCTATCCGGCGCCTCATCGGTAAACCTGGGTAATGTCAGTATAAGTCTATCGATCAATGGTGATACTTCAGTGCTAGTCTACAACAGTTCCCTCTTCAATGACGTGTCGCAGAGCGGAACTGTTAACCTGTTTGGCCTAGGGATATGGAGCAACCTCTCTAGCGCGAAGCATGATGCCACAAATTTCGGGGTGATTGCATACTTCAACCCGACTGGAAGACTTACCGCGAATTTCCCCACAATATCCGGAGATGATCAGGCTATCATTGCCCTGAATGTCACCAATGCTTTCGGGACAAACATAACTCAGGGAATGCAGGTCTCTGGACAGATTACGCCAGAGGCGGGGACTCCGGCTCTGATCGACTTTAACGCACCGGTTGCGTTCAACTCGAAATCTATAACGCTGCAGTAG
- a CDS encoding FAD-dependent oxidoreductase, giving the protein MVIRKRLIVIGDGASGISLANKVRMLTDEREVEIVIIGNTPDHFLKEDGPQIVFGLKNYRKSVKKTKFLINYGISYISDEAVAIDTANKNVSVKSGKAYDFDYLVIALGGRPFPEGVPGYVGEAMNFQDLAGTIDLRETINKFNGGNVVIANSPGTRIDKFLMYEFAFLFRELAAERGFVANTKFSFVSEGGDSVTLAFDKELESLGFEIYRDFEVNGISSKNKELQAVDGKAIKYDLLILSPPFKPEKVLTASKISSKDGFVAVDPDRLNVLGQESIFAIGECTDLKVSKCLGASLNQAAYLAKIIAHRISGSYYEARYDGSLVSSVLVGKQRSVTVFSNYSRPVLASYGSFTDYIVNMTSTETYFSAAIRGVL; this is encoded by the coding sequence TTGGTTATTAGGAAAAGGTTGATAGTCATAGGTGACGGTGCTTCAGGAATCTCACTGGCTAACAAAGTCAGAATGCTTACAGATGAGAGAGAAGTGGAAATTGTAATCATAGGGAACACCCCCGATCACTTTCTCAAGGAAGATGGCCCACAGATAGTTTTTGGGTTGAAAAACTACAGGAAAAGCGTGAAAAAAACGAAATTCTTGATTAACTACGGGATCAGTTATATTTCAGATGAAGCTGTCGCCATTGACACTGCCAATAAGAATGTATCTGTAAAATCCGGCAAGGCGTATGATTTTGATTATCTGGTGATTGCGCTTGGAGGTAGACCTTTCCCGGAAGGTGTTCCAGGTTACGTTGGTGAAGCTATGAACTTTCAAGACCTTGCTGGTACGATTGATCTTCGCGAAACAATAAACAAATTCAATGGCGGCAATGTTGTGATAGCAAACTCTCCGGGCACCAGGATTGACAAATTCCTGATGTATGAATTTGCTTTTCTGTTCAGAGAACTCGCTGCAGAGAGAGGATTTGTTGCAAATACAAAATTCAGTTTTGTTTCAGAGGGCGGTGATTCCGTCACATTGGCTTTTGATAAAGAGCTAGAGTCCTTGGGATTTGAAATTTATCGTGATTTCGAGGTAAATGGAATTAGTTCGAAGAATAAAGAACTTCAGGCTGTGGACGGAAAGGCTATTAAATATGATTTACTTATTCTTTCCCCCCCGTTTAAACCAGAAAAAGTTCTGACTGCCTCCAAAATATCGTCAAAGGATGGATTTGTTGCTGTAGACCCTGATCGGCTGAATGTACTTGGACAGGAAAGTATCTTCGCCATAGGCGAATGTACTGATCTCAAAGTGTCAAAGTGCCTTGGCGCTTCTCTTAACCAGGCAGCCTACCTTGCAAAGATCATTGCCCACAGGATCTCCGGATCCTACTACGAAGCCCGTTATGATGGGTCATTAGTTTCCTCCGTCCTGGTGGGTAAGCAGAGATCTGTCACGGTTTTCTCCAATTACAGCAGACCAGTCCTAGCCTCTTACGGTAGCTTCACGGATTATATCGTGAATATGACGTCAACAGAGACATACTTCTCGGCCGCAATCAGAGGAGTACTTTGA
- a CDS encoding ABC transporter ATP-binding protein, which yields MKIEAKDLEYLNQSFRLNVDNLFIEEGGITGIGGPNGSGKSTLLKILYGYLRPLQGAVLIDGEDLRQMKSTRVARSISVVQQETPTPMNFTVEDIVSMSRYDTRPDRGRIAESLRLCGIEHLGVRKFEALSGGERRLVMIAGALYQGTDIIMLDEPTTFLDVDKEIRILDLITDLKKLGKTVIVVIHDLNILRRICNRVILLRDGKVVDQGYPSKIFTSETLAKVYGSSFISFSTPEGIVWKPFNRVADREVKILVIEEEFSMYGLAYNIWKTGLLVRRVLVDGDSRGTDALIHEIDSISADTNFVILTRRSLDIMGKGMEELILKFSSRGKLMFIVDYESESNKAIIPDRDLYFRIFGVEKSVTDICREVHEACISLSSPAREDD from the coding sequence ATGAAAATTGAAGCCAAAGACCTTGAGTACCTAAATCAGTCATTCAGGCTGAATGTTGACAACCTCTTTATAGAAGAAGGTGGCATCACCGGTATAGGCGGCCCCAACGGTTCGGGAAAGTCCACTCTTCTCAAGATTCTGTACGGATATCTCAGACCCCTTCAAGGGGCTGTGCTAATAGACGGAGAAGATCTCAGGCAGATGAAAAGTACCAGAGTGGCGCGATCCATATCCGTTGTTCAACAAGAAACGCCCACGCCGATGAATTTTACAGTTGAGGACATAGTATCCATGTCCAGGTATGATACTCGACCTGATAGAGGCAGGATCGCGGAATCACTGAGGCTCTGCGGCATCGAACACCTGGGTGTACGCAAGTTCGAAGCTTTAAGTGGCGGAGAAAGACGCCTTGTGATGATTGCAGGAGCTCTATATCAAGGTACGGATATAATTATGCTTGACGAACCAACCACTTTTCTGGATGTCGATAAGGAAATCCGGATACTGGATCTCATAACTGACCTAAAGAAACTTGGGAAAACTGTCATAGTCGTTATACACGATCTGAACATACTCCGCCGAATCTGCAACCGCGTGATACTGCTAAGAGATGGCAAGGTAGTTGATCAGGGCTACCCTTCGAAGATATTTACGAGCGAAACCCTGGCTAAAGTTTACGGGTCAAGCTTTATCAGCTTCAGCACCCCTGAAGGCATAGTATGGAAACCTTTTAACCGGGTCGCTGACCGGGAAGTAAAGATACTTGTCATCGAAGAAGAGTTTTCCATGTATGGGCTTGCGTACAACATATGGAAGACCGGTCTCTTGGTCAGGAGAGTTCTTGTAGACGGAGATAGCAGGGGAACTGATGCGTTGATTCATGAAATAGATTCAATCTCAGCGGATACCAACTTTGTGATCCTTACAAGGAGATCACTGGACATAATGGGAAAGGGAATGGAGGAATTGATCCTCAAGTTTTCATCCAGAGGCAAACTTATGTTCATTGTGGATTATGAAAGCGAATCGAATAAAGCGATCATTCCTGACCGTGACCTTTATTTCCGGATTTTTGGCGTTGAAAAGTCTGTAACCGATATCTGCCGGGAAGTTCACGAGGCCTGCATCTCACTCTCTTCCCCTGCGCGTGAAGATGATTAA
- a CDS encoding DUF6114 domain-containing protein — MPRVEKSILDSSLVSLVAGLVVLSVGVYLVFLGFYYFGLIGIGWGAGIIVSSVLLLFYPGKHMILGTIIILLSLGSWYGTSGGLIAGSIIGIIGGFMTIIWNKRETGPARSNSTSKQ, encoded by the coding sequence ATGCCGAGGGTTGAAAAATCAATTCTGGATTCCTCACTGGTATCACTAGTTGCGGGCCTGGTGGTTCTTTCCGTTGGGGTATATCTCGTGTTTCTGGGTTTTTACTATTTTGGACTGATAGGAATTGGCTGGGGTGCAGGCATCATAGTTTCGTCCGTGCTTTTGCTGTTTTATCCAGGGAAACACATGATACTTGGAACCATTATAATTCTGCTTTCTCTAGGAAGTTGGTATGGTACCTCCGGAGGACTAATCGCAGGCTCTATAATAGGAATAATCGGTGGTTTCATGACCATCATCTGGAACAAGAGGGAGACTGGGCCGGCCAGATCGAACTCAACGTCCAAGCAATGA
- a CDS encoding IS481 family transposase — translation MLSTDDKRFILQSVEGGYKVRDLARMFSVTPRRIQQIIREGNSATGERRKESIMPESTAKEIEDLWNSYKIGSRTIFYLLKSKGRDISYYQIYNYMRSRNMIRNRRPGTTQGREMSLEPPFNTLFMDYHQSSMDSPYALICIDMSTRKVLSLIESRKITKELVESTVNSIASMVDKNRLKINRLILRDGVLSVLYGATDLKYTIQKVGVDNVETDRSGSKFHLSLSRFWQNYDRFRWTFSKPESFVFWYNNRPIMRFENKVTTPEQIMEQYLVERKPPLNIQRKS, via the coding sequence ATGTTAAGTACAGATGACAAGAGATTCATACTGCAGAGCGTTGAAGGAGGCTATAAGGTAAGAGATCTGGCAAGGATGTTCTCCGTCACGCCAAGAAGGATACAGCAGATTATCAGGGAAGGCAATTCCGCCACCGGAGAAAGGAGAAAGGAATCTATCATGCCTGAAAGTACAGCAAAGGAAATTGAGGATCTCTGGAATTCGTACAAGATAGGATCAAGAACCATTTTTTACCTGCTAAAGAGCAAGGGAAGGGACATCTCATATTATCAGATATACAATTACATGAGAAGCCGTAACATGATCCGTAATCGCAGGCCGGGCACCACCCAAGGGCGTGAAATGTCCCTTGAACCACCTTTCAACACACTCTTCATGGACTATCACCAGAGCAGTATGGACTCACCATATGCCCTCATATGCATTGACATGTCCACAAGGAAGGTTCTTTCTCTTATTGAATCCCGGAAGATAACTAAGGAACTGGTTGAATCTACGGTGAATTCAATAGCTTCCATGGTGGACAAAAACAGGCTCAAAATCAATCGCCTAATTCTTAGGGATGGAGTCCTGAGCGTTCTGTATGGAGCTACGGACCTTAAATATACTATACAGAAAGTCGGTGTGGATAATGTCGAAACCGACAGATCCGGAAGCAAATTCCATCTTTCCCTCTCAAGATTCTGGCAGAACTACGATAGATTCAGGTGGACATTCAGCAAGCCCGAGAGTTTTGTATTCTGGTACAATAACAGGCCAATAATGAGATTCGAGAATAAGGTTACCACCCCTGAGCAGATCATGGAGCAGTACCTCGTTGAGAGGAAACCGCCTCTTAATATACAAAGGAAGTCTTGA
- a CDS encoding APC family permease, with protein sequence MSLGGIIGSGWLFAAYSASSIAGPAAILSWIIGGVIVLIIAMNYAELGAMIPRSGAIVRYGQYSHGNMAGYFMAWAYFLSAVSVPAIEAEAVIEYANPYISGGTLLYNNVVLQPIGIFFAALLMVLFFFLNYWGIRVMGKTNSGMTWWKMILPLITILLLITVRFNIANFFTIQTGTTGSGFMPYGFAPVMAAVATSGIVFSFLGFRQGLDYGGETKTPQKSIPIATIGSVLIGLLIYVLLQVAFVGAINFTNLGIPQGAWGSLSSLSSSTLYPQIGYLNSAPFASIASSVGLVMLTYVLFADAYVSPSGTLSVYLGTSMRTLYGTATLGYLPKSLIKVDEKRRIPVLPLVISLIVGIIFFAPFPSWYKLVGFITSATVFTYLIGGPALRSLRRNAKDLKRPFNLPGSAILAPLAFIGASLIVYWSGWPLVGELAIAIYLGLIVYAVFYFTKKKDDISRKGIHSSKFIKAGLWVPVYILVLSLESFLGETAYGGYNYVPYPYDILMVIVVAIAFYFWAEHSGIRTEEIQEIVTLDSQYLQPEDEPFKTGGGE encoded by the coding sequence TTGAGTCTGGGAGGGATCATAGGTTCTGGCTGGTTGTTTGCTGCCTACAGTGCGTCTTCGATAGCCGGACCTGCAGCCATACTTTCATGGATTATAGGCGGGGTGATAGTGCTCATCATAGCCATGAACTATGCGGAACTTGGGGCTATGATACCTAGGTCCGGTGCTATTGTGAGATACGGACAGTATTCACACGGGAACATGGCTGGATATTTTATGGCGTGGGCTTATTTTCTGTCCGCAGTGTCTGTTCCTGCTATAGAAGCTGAGGCCGTAATTGAATACGCAAACCCGTATATTTCTGGTGGAACGCTCCTTTACAATAATGTAGTTCTACAACCAATAGGCATATTCTTCGCAGCATTGCTAATGGTACTTTTCTTTTTCCTGAATTACTGGGGAATTAGAGTAATGGGAAAAACAAACTCTGGTATGACATGGTGGAAAATGATCCTACCTTTGATAACTATATTGCTTCTTATAACGGTAAGATTCAATATTGCAAACTTCTTTACTATTCAGACGGGCACCACTGGATCTGGATTCATGCCTTACGGCTTCGCTCCTGTAATGGCGGCAGTTGCCACATCTGGAATTGTATTCTCTTTCCTGGGCTTCAGGCAGGGTCTGGATTATGGCGGCGAAACAAAAACTCCTCAGAAGTCCATACCTATTGCGACAATCGGTTCGGTGCTTATCGGATTGCTTATCTATGTGTTGCTTCAGGTCGCGTTCGTTGGGGCAATTAATTTCACCAATCTTGGGATACCGCAGGGTGCGTGGGGCTCACTTTCATCCCTATCAAGTAGCACCCTATATCCGCAAATTGGCTATCTCAATTCTGCTCCGTTCGCATCCATAGCGTCATCAGTCGGTCTGGTCATGCTGACCTATGTGCTGTTTGCTGACGCATATGTATCGCCGAGCGGTACGCTCAGCGTGTACCTGGGCACATCAATGAGAACTCTTTACGGAACTGCAACGCTTGGGTATTTGCCAAAATCGCTGATAAAAGTGGATGAAAAGAGAAGAATTCCTGTATTGCCGTTAGTAATATCGCTGATTGTGGGAATTATATTCTTTGCTCCATTTCCGAGCTGGTATAAGCTGGTAGGATTCATAACCAGCGCCACTGTCTTCACTTATCTGATAGGCGGGCCTGCTCTAAGATCGCTGCGAAGAAACGCCAAAGATCTCAAGAGGCCGTTTAACCTTCCAGGGTCTGCCATACTGGCTCCACTGGCATTCATAGGAGCATCTCTCATTGTTTACTGGTCTGGATGGCCACTGGTAGGAGAGCTTGCGATTGCCATATACCTTGGTCTCATAGTATATGCTGTATTCTATTTCACGAAGAAGAAGGACGATATTTCTAGGAAAGGCATTCACTCGTCTAAGTTCATCAAAGCTGGGCTATGGGTCCCTGTGTACATACTTGTGCTTTCACTGGAATCGTTCCTGGGAGAAACGGCTTACGGTGGATATAATTATGTTCCGTATCCGTATGATATACTGATGGTGATAGTTGTGGCAATAGCCTTCTACTTCTGGGCAGAGCACAGTGGAATAAGGACAGAGGAAATCCAGGAAATCGTTACTCTTGATTCACAGTATCTTCAGCCTGAGGATGAACCTTTCAAAACTGGTGGAGGGGAGTAA